Genomic window (Primulina eburnea isolate SZY01 chromosome 8, ASM2296580v1, whole genome shotgun sequence):
tcagtaggattgatccgtctcacagataaagattcgtgagaccgtatcacaagagacctaccctttaaacattatattaaatcaacattcaaaaatatgaagcctattaaaatatgtatggaacatgtattaaaataaagaagaagtGTTACTATGAGAATAAACACGAAACTAAAATCACGCCTGGGTTTAAACAAACTGAGAAATCAAACCTGATTTCACGATCTACTAACTTTTCACGGAAACAGACTTCTCATTAATTTTCTCGAGTTATTTAATTCCTACCATGATCAAGATCTCTCTTCTTACCCCAATCCTGCATGCATAGACGAAGCTTCTTCCCAGCAGCAAGAAAATCCACTCCCTGTCTCGGCGTGAGTATCCTGACTACCTCCCTCATAGTGTTGAGTCTCAAATGATCAGCTTCCTCCAATATACCCGCCATAGCGCTGCCATGCTTATCCAGCGCCTCGTCCACCTTGATATTGCACTGGCAGCCTGATTTCACAGCTATTGCCGCCAGCGGCTGGTCCAGAACATCTTCCTGCAAACTCGCCAGACGGCTCGATAGCTTTCTTTCTTCaccgatcgtgtttccttgcaGCTTGTCCACCATGGATATTTGCCTGGCCGACAGCTCACCCAGGTTCCCGATTCTTGCGCCCCTGAGGAACTCGGCCAATTGGGATTCGATTTCCAGGCCGCATAACGCATAAATCAGGCGGATATAAGATGAGGGTCTGCAGCCGCCTATCCATAGGAGTGATCTCTCCAGAGAAGTACACCAGGTCGGAGCGAAATAGGGGGAGACGTCGGCTCGCGCCATgaggcttcgtttgtggttGTAATCTTGGAAATTATCCATGATTTTCTCGATCAATTGGCTTAATTCAGCATTAGTAGCGCACTCGTTTGTGTTCTGGGCAATGACTTGATTGAGTTCCGAAAGTTCTTGTTCTTGGAGAGTCATCCATGCTTGGTAGAAGCAAGCTTCTTTGTTTTGATCACTTGTTGCCATTGATAAGATGGAGTTTAGTTCTGCAATTTGAGctgatatattaattaaatctgGATGCGCTTGTATCTTATTTATAAAGGAAATTTAAATCTGTTCGGTGTttcaattttgaatttgatctataaattttttaaaatttgatttattaatttttttaaattttttgaccTCAAACTTATTTTACCGGAgtattaaaataatttctaaatgTTGTTTGGACACAAAAAAAATTTCCAACAAAAAACAGAAATTTTACTAGCTAgaaaataaaaactaatataTCAAACCTAAAATTTAATGAACTAAAACCTAAAATTTTACAAAttgatatataaaaaaatgattttcccCTATTCATAAACCAAGTAGTTAAAGTCTTGTTCGCGAAGAAATCTAAAATCAGAAAGGTCACAAATGGAACAAATTTATGTTCTCACTACAAAGAAGACAGAATCTTCAATCAAACCTTTTCTGTGGAGATTTGAAACCCCCGTGCTAATCACTGAGATTGGACTGGAGTGGATAAAGGCAAAATGCCTTTTTCTTTCTTAAACCATTTTCTGGatttttatatttcaaaaataaccTGAAATTGTAATTATTTGAATTTGTGTTGGATGCGGAAttgttaattaaatactacAATTAAATATGTGTTGATAATGTCTATTCCATCTTGCGCGAACCTGCTGCGGCATCATCTTCCCATCATAGATATGTGTTGGTTGTGTGGTTATGGTCATGATTCAACCGAGCACGCTCTGTTTTGGTGTCCCATTTGCAAAGAAGTGTTGGAATTATAcaatatttcatattttttcCGAAATAGGTAAAAGACATAGATTTCTTGGATACCTTCATCCGTATGACAACAATGTTGAGCAAGGAAGATATGGAGGATTTTGTGATGCGCACCTGGGCTGTATGGCATGATAGATTGCGGCTTTTGCATGAGAATGTGCCTAGATGTGCTCAATTGGATGTGGAGTGGAGCGCCTCCCTTTTGAAGACTTCAAGGAAACTCGGGAATCCTTACTTACCGCACCTGCTCCGAAGCTATTACCCCAGCTCGAACGCTGGACGAGACAACCGGTTAACACCTTGAAACTTGAGGTAGACGCGTCGGTTAATTTTGACACTCGTGGTTATTCGATTGGGGGCATAGTGCGGATCATGATGGTAAAATATTGATTGTCTTCGGAAAAAAGAATCTCTAAGACACATTCGGTGGTTTTCACTGAGCCCCTTTCAATAAGAGATGGGATGAGGCTGTTGCAGGAACGTGGGATAGAAACCCATGTAATTACTACTGACTCTTTGCTGGCGGTGCAAGCACTCATCAACGTAGCAGAAGATTTAAGTTATTGTGGTGCACTGGCGTTGGATATTCGGAACTCATTGGACAGCCGCACTGATACCGATCTTAGACAGGTTGGTTGATCGGCGAATCAGGTGGCGCATTCACTTGCATTTTTTCCTTTTTCGTCCCCGGCTCCTTTTGTTTGGGAAAATGGGGTTTTTTCCGTTTTGGTTGATGAATCTTGTAACAGAcgatttatttctttttgaataAAATTACAAGCGTCAccttaaaaaaatatgttttgatAATGTCATCCCAACCGAGTCCCCGGACAttctaaataaaaattcaaaaataacaaGTTTCGTGATATATAAATTCTAAACTGTATATTATTCATAAATAATTATGTTCTTAGATTTCCAGTCAGATTCGAGTCCAATCCAATTTGACCCAAACCCAAAAACCTCCCACACTAATATGATTTTTTGGGTCGGGTTGACGAGTCGGTTTATTTTTGGCATGGCTACAAAAGTACGACAGATACATATTAGCAGTTCAATATCAAACTTAGCGAgaaaataatgtattttattGAGTGAATAAAATTACATTGTTACAACaagaaaaaaatatgtaaatcatATTACACCTAAAAAAAAACCTATGAGTGACAGTGCATGGTCCATGATGGACCTTCCTAACGACCCATGATCAGTAGTGGTGCAGGGGTATGGACCGAGACATATGTTtgttcagcctaatggcccatgatcgttacaaaaaATGGAGTGTAACGATCATGTGTCATTAGGCTAAACTAACATGTGCCTCGACCCATATCCATGCACCACTACAGATCATAGGTCGTTGGGATGGTACATCATGGACTTTGGCTCATGTCCATGCAGCGTCACTCATAGAATATCCCACTCCTGAA
Coding sequences:
- the LOC140837745 gene encoding protein DELAY OF GERMINATION 1-like, which codes for MATSDQNKEACFYQAWMTLQEQELSELNQVIAQNTNECATNAELSQLIEKIMDNFQDYNHKRSLMARADVSPYFAPTWCTSLERSLLWIGGCRPSSYIRLIYALCGLEIESQLAEFLRGARIGNLGELSARQISMVDKLQGNTIGEERKLSSRLASLQEDVLDQPLAAIAVKSGCQCNIKVDEALDKHGSAMAGILEEADHLRLNTMREVVRILTPRQGVDFLAAGKKLRLCMQDWGKKRDLDHGRN